Genomic window (bacterium):
CGTTCGCCCGGCTGGACGACGCGCACGAAGCTCGGTGCGGCAGCAGAATGTCTCGCCCCCGCGCTCGCTGTCGGAGCATCCGGGTGAGACGGTCTGCGATCCCTGCGGGCCTTGCAATCTGCACTTTTCTATGCGTTCTCCGAAAAGATTGCTCACGGGCGAGGCGCGGCCGGGGCGGTGCAGGTGCCCGGCCTGCGTCAATGTATGTGATTGTACGGCCGTAACATACGCTGTGATTGGCCGGGGCCCGGCACGCGCCTTGACTGGAGAGCAGTACCCAACCGCAACCACGCGTCCACGCGCGTGACGACAGAACTGCGACAGAGAAGCGCTGATGGGGTCCGTGCAACGACACCAGGCGTCCGGCCATGCCTCCTCCCGCCCGCTCGGAGGTCGCATGGGCTTCTCGCTCATCGAGGCGCTGATCATCCTGACGGTGATCGGCATCCTGGTCGGGATCGCGATGCCCCACGTCGATGTCAAGCGCTTCCGCATGAACGAGGCGGTGCGCGAGGTCGCCTCCACGCTGGCCCGGGCGCAGTACCGAGCGGTGCTCCAGCAGCACGACGTCATCGTCTCGTTCGAGGTCGGGGCTCGCCGCCTGCGCATCCACGAGGACAGGAACAACGATGGCCTGGTGCAGGCGGACGAGCCCGTGACGTACTTCGCGTTGCCGGAGGGCGTCGTGTTCGGCCGCGGCCCGGCGCCGCCGCTGCCGATGGGGCTCGGACCCGTGACGTTCCGGCAGCGCTTCGGCACGCCGTACGTCACGTTCCACCGCAACGGCAGCGCGAGCGAGACGGGAGGGTTGTACCTGACGGCGGTGGGCGCCCCGGAGGCGAGCGACGCACGGGCCGTGGAGGTCGAGCGGGCCACGGGCCGCGCGAGCTGGTACCTCTACGACGGCAAAGCGTGGAAGAGGGGTTTCTGAATGCGAGAGGATGGATTCTCGCTGATCGAGGTCGTCGTCGCGCTGACCGTGCTGGCGTTCGTCGTCCTCGGGTTCTCCGCTGCGACGACGACCCTGGTCCGGGCTGCGGACCAGAGCGGGGGCCGGCTCACCGCGGTGGAGCTGGTCCAGAGCCGGATCCGCGAAGTGGCCATGGATCCGGACTACGACAGGCTCAAGTCCAGGTACGAGGGGGTCGAGACGAACATCCCGGGCTATCCCGGCTACCGGCGCACGACGTCGATCACGCGCGTGAGGGACCAGGAGCCCAACGGCCAGCCGGTCGATTACCAGCGCGTGGTCGTCACGGTGGAAGGGCCGGGGCTGAGGTCGCCCCTCCGTCGCACCATCACCATCGCCGCGCCATGAACCGGAGAGGCTTCACGATCATCGAGCTGATGGTCGCGATCGCGATCTTCGCGATCGTGCTCGGCGCCGGCCTGCAGCTCCTGGGCGCTCAGAGCCGCGGAATGGCCCGCGGCGCCGACCGCGTCGGCGCGACCCAGAACCTCCAGTACGCCGCCAGTATCCTGACGCGCGACCTGCGGACCATCGGGACCAGTGTCCCGGCCGGTCAGCCGTTCCTGGTCTATGCGGACAGCGAGGTGGTGGCGTTCAACGCGGACTACGCGACCAACCTGGTGGGCGACCCGTCCGCCGTGTACTACGACCCGGACGCGCCGCCCGGGTCCGTCATGGCCCTGACGCCAGCGAACCAGATCACCATCCCGCGGAGCAGCTTCACCTACCCCCGCACGACCTACACGCTGCCGGACGGCTCGAACAGCCCGGCCGAGCTGATCATCTTCTACTTCCAGCCGGACGTCACCACCCCGCGCCCGGACGACTACGTGCTGATGCGGCAGGTGAACGACCGGCCGCCCGAGGTGGTGGCGCGGAACCTGGTCCGCTCTCCGGATGGCCGCCCGTTCTTCCAGTACTTCCGGCTCGTGTCCACGAGCTCCGGCATCCGGGTGGACAGCGTCCTGCCGAACGCGCTGCCGCTCGCGCACAGTGCGCTCGTGCACGGTTCGCCTGCCGATGTCGGTCCCGCGGCGGTGATCGACAGCATCCGCGGCGTGCGCATCAGCATCGGCGCGGCCGAGGACCGGCCAGGTGCGAGCCCGGCCGTCCACTCGGTGAGCCGGATCGTGTGGCTGCGCAACGCGGGCCTGGCCCAGCTCAAGATCTGCGGCAGCGAGCCCATCTTCGGCTCCATCGTCACCGCCGCCGTCATCGACAACGGCGGCGCGCCGGCTGTGGAGCTCACCTGGACACCGGCCGTGGACGAGTTCGCCGGTGAGCAGGACGTGATCCGCTACGTGGTGTGGCGGCGCAAGGTCGGGGAACCGGAATGGGGGGACCCGTACCGGAGCGTTCCCGGCGGGGTCGACCTCTACGTCCAGATCGACGAGGACGTCGAACCCGGCGCGACCTACGAATACGCCGTGGCGGCGCAGGACTGCACGCCCACGCTGTCCTCGCCCGTCACCGTCGGTCCCGTGGGGCCCATCACCCTACCCTGAAGGGAGTCGAGTCCCATGACCATGCTTCGCATCGTCAGAGACGAGGGCGGCTTCGCATTCGCCGTCTTGCTCCTGGTGACCCTCGCCGTGGCCTCGCTGACCGGCGCGGCCATGGTGCTCGGCACCAACTCCCGGCTGATCACCAACGCGCACGAACGGCAGGACATGCTCGAGACCGTGGCCGACGACGGGCTCGAGTTCGGCCGCGCCCTGCTCAACGCGAACCCCTCGCTCTATCCGGACGACGGCTTCGTCGTGCTGGACAGCGCGCAGGCGACCGATGGATTCGGCAACCCGATCCCCGGCGTCACGCGCGTGGTCTACGCCGGCCCCGTCGGCATCACGAGCGGCCAGTACGGCGTCTACGGCGCCATCGTCTCCGTCGCACGCGACGCGGGCCGCGGCATCGCGGTGCGCCGGTCGCAGATCATGCAGGAGAGCTTCTCCAAGTACGCGTACTTCACGGACATCGAGCCCTCGGACATCGCGTTCGGCGGCGGGGACCAGATCTACGGCCCCGTCCACTCGAACGACGACATCAAGATCTACGAGTCGCGCGCCACGTTCCACAAAGAGGTCACCACCGCGGGCGTCGTGGCGAACTACGGCCAGTTCAGGAGGAGCTACGGCACCTTCCTCGAAGGCGTCCGCGAGGGGGTCCCCCGGATCGAGATGCCCCAGACCGCCGAGTTCGACCGGCTCCGGGTGCAGGCGCAGGCGGGCGGCACGGCGTTCACCGCACCCGGCGGCCCCAACCCGACCGGCCGCGCCAAGATGCGCATCGAGTTCGTGGCCCTCGACCTGAACGGCGACGGCGACACCCGGGACGCGGACGAGGGCTTCATCCGCGTCTACGTGTCGAACGATTTCAATTGGGTGGTCGGGGCCGTGCCGGAGAACGACATGAAGAACGCGGAGACGTGCGGGGACTTCCACGGCACCAACCCCAGGACGTTCGTCAGCGCGCGGGAGCACACCCTCCACAACTACGGCCACACCTGGGAAGACGCGCTCAACAAGGCCCGCAATCCGCGTTGCTTCCTGGGCGGCGATTCGACGTTGTTCGGCGCCTTCAGGGAAAACGACGGCAAGGGCCGCTGGCTCAGGTGGAACGGGCCGATCGACCCCAGGGTGGCGAACAGGTATCCGGAGATCAAGGACTTCCTGTTCCCGATCACCCGCGCGCTCAACCCGGACTTCAAGGGAGTCATCTTCGTGGATGGCGACGTCGCGATCAGCGGCACGGTGCGTGGGCGGGTCACGCTCGCTGCCACGGGGAACATCATTATCGCAGACGACATCGAGTACGTCACCAACCCGAGTCAGGGCACCTGCGAGGACATCCTGGGTCTGTTCAGTCGCAACGACATCGTGATCTCGAACACGCCGCTCAACGCGCCGTGGAAGGCGAAGTCGACCGCGAGCTACACCACCTACGACGACTCGAAGGACGAGTGGATCCACGCCTTCGTGCTGGCGCTGAACCGATTCTGGGTGGAGGGCTATGACGGAGGGTCGAAGGTCGACGAGCCGTGCGAAGGGACGAGCTGGGGCCGCGGCTGCCTCTACCTGACGGGCGGGATCGTGCAGCGGACCCGCGGCCCGGTCGGCACCACGGGTGGCACCGGCTACCTCAAGCGCTACTCGTACGACCAGTGCGGCGTGAGCGCGCCGCCGCCCTACTTCCCGACCACCGGCCGGTTCGCGCGCTCGCAGTACTTCGACGTGGACCCGGTGGACTTCGGCGACGCGGCGAGCTACTTCCAGCGGCTGCAGGCAGGGAACTGACCCGCCTCCATGCCGTGACCGGCGCGTGACCCTCGCGCGCCGGCCACGGGACCTCCTCCTCCGGCCCGTACGAACGGCGCCTGTCGCCGGGAGTACGGGCCTCGCTGCTCCAGGGCTTCAGCTCGCCCCCGCCTTCGAGCCGAGCCACGCCTCCCGGAAGCGCCGGATCTCGGCGGTGACCGGCCGGCCCGCCCGCTCGTAGGTCACGACCTCGAGCCGGGGATCCTCCGCCAGCCGCAGCGTCGCCGTGACCTCCCGCCCGCGCTGCTCGTAGCGGATCTCCACCACATCGCCGGGCGCGTGCGCCGCGAGCACCGCGTTCACGTCGTCATCCGAGCGCACGGGCCTGCCGGCCAGCGAAATGATCCGGTCGCCGCGGTCCAGCCCGGCCTCGTATAGCGGCGTCCCGACCAGCGTGCCGGAGACCAGGTACGCCTGGCCGCCGTCGTAGCGGATCTGCGCCTGGCCCAGTGTGGGTCGGCCAGGGTTCGCCTTGCGCAGCAGCAGGCCGGCGTGCGCCAGCAGCGCCTCGTAGTCCGGCACGTCGCGCCCACGGATGTAGCGGTCGAAGAAATCCGCCGCGAACGCGGAGTCCCCCGTCACCTCCGCCAGGGCTCGCTCCAGGTCCGCTATGGTGTACGGGATCTCGGGCTGGCCGTAGCGCTGCCACAGCGCGCGCATGTAGTCGTCCAGGGTGATGCCCCGGAACCGCGTCCGCAGCGTGAGATCCAGCCCCAGCCCGATCGCCGTGCCCCACGTGTAGTACGAGAGGAACGTGTTCGCCCGATTCGTCGGGTCCAGCGACACCGCCGCATCGACGAACGGCGCCAGGCGGCTCATCTCCACCGGGCTGTGGTAGCGCCGGCCCGGCGAATTGATCACGGCGTTCAGCACCGCGCCGATGCTGCGGGCGTACTCGTCCAGGTCCATCAGCCCGGCGCGCTTGATCGTCAGGTCGTCGTAGTAGCTGGTGAACCCTTCGCCGAACCACAGCTCGTCCGACATGTTGGCCCGCTCGAAGTCGAACGGCTCCAGCATGCGCGAGCGCAGCCGCTCCATGTTCCAGGCGTGGAAGAACTCGTGCGAGAGGGTCCCCAGCAGCCCGGCCGCATTGGCGGCGATGGAGCCCGAGGACGTGAGGATCGTCGAGTTCCGGTGCTCCATCCCGTCGCCCGACGCGTACGGCAGGTAGTCCGCGATGAAGGTGTACGTGCCGTAGTCGAACGCCGGCGCCTCGCCGAACACGGCGATCTGCTCCGCCACCACCTTCTGCGCCATTTCCGTGTAGCGGTCCACGTCCTCCTCGGTGCCGGCGTGATGCACCGCGAGCCGGATCGTCTGCGTCCGCCCACCGGACGTGATGGTCCACTCCCGCAGCGTGAAGGCGCTCAGCTCCGTCGGGCTGTCCAGGAAGTATTGTAGGTTCGGAGCAGTGAACGTCATCGGGTCGTCCGTCGGCACGAGCTGCGTCGCCGCCTTCCAGCCCGAGCCGGCCGGCGGGTGGAACGTGATGCGGATCGGCCGCTCCTCCAGCCCGCGCGCCCACACGAACGTCGCCGGCATGTTGAGGTGCGCATGGGTCAGATCGATCGCGCTGTACGTCCCGTCCGCGCGGTCTGCGAACAGCGTGTACCGGAACCGAACCGTGCCGTCGTGCCCCGCGACCGTCCAGCCGTACGGGTCCGGCCGCGCGATCGTGAGCGCCCGCCCGCGCCCGTCCTCCGCGCTCACGGAGTAGACGTTCTTCGCGAATTCGTGCAGCGCGTAGCGGCCGGGCGAAGAGCGGCTCATGCGCACCTCGAGCGGGCCCGGCGGCAGGTCCGCGAACGTGACCGTGATCTCCGCTTCGTGGTGCACCGCGTTCGGGAACCGCACCTCGTACGTCACGGGCGCCTGGGCGCCGAGCGCCGCCGGCAGCAGCGTCAGCAGCCCGAACGCGACAGCCACGGCTCGCCTGGAATGAACCGACACGCTCTCTCCCTCCGTTGGGACGGTCCAGGATCAAGATGAGTAGTAGGCCGCGTTCTCCTCGATGTAGCCCGGCGTGAGGTCGCAGCCGAAGGCGGTGGCGCGGCCGTCGCCGAGCCGGAGGTCCACACGGATGTCCACCGGGTCGCCGGACAGGATCGCGCGGACCGCGGCGTCCTCGAAATCCAGCCGCCGGCCGTTGGCGAACACCAGCGCGTCGCCGATCCGGATCTCGAGACGCGCCGGGTCGATCTCACACTCGAAGCACTTGCCCAGCGCCATGAGGATGCGGCCCACGTTCGGGTCGGCGCCGTACGCCATGGTCTTCACCAGCGGGGACTCGACGATGGAGCGGGCCATGCGCCGCGCCTCCTCCACGTTGCGCGCGCCTTCGACCGTCGCGCGCACCAGCTTCGAGGCGCCCTCGCCGTCCCGCGCCAGCATCTCGGCCATGCGGATGCACAGCGCCTTCAGAGCCGCGGCGAACGCCTGCTCGTCCACCGGCCCCGCCAGCCCGTTCGCCATCAGCACGCACGTGTCGGACGTGCTCGTGTCCGTGTCCACGGACAGCATGTTGAACGAGTCGGCCACGGCGGCGCGGAGCAGCGGGTCGGCCGCGCCCGGCGGCAGCTCCGCGTCCGTGAAGATGTAGACCAGCATCGTCGCCATGTTGGGCGCGATCATGCCGGCGCCCTTGCCCACTGCGCTCAGCGTGGCGTTGCCCACGGAGAGGGAGAGCGCCTTGGGCACCCGGTCGGTCGTCATGATCGCGCGCGCGGCCACCAGCGGGTCGGACTGGAGCTCCGCGGCCATCCCCACGAGCGTTGCCTCGATGCGCTCGATCGGGAGCCGCACGCCGATCACGCCGGTCGAGCTCATCAGGACCTCGTCCACGGGCACGCCGAGCTCCCGCGCCGCCGCGGCGCCCATACGCCGGGCGTTCTCTATGCCTTCCTCGCCGGTGCCCACGTTGCTGACCTTGCTGTTGACGACGATGCCCCGCAGCCGGCGCTTCTTGATGATCTCCCGGCCCACGATGATCGGGGCGCCGGGCACCAGGTTGCGGGTGAACACGGCCGCGGCCTGGGCGGGCACCGCCGAGTAGAAGAGCGCCAGGTCGGGCTGGCCATCGGGCTTGAGGCCACAGCTCCGGGCGGCGCAAAGGAACCCGGCCGGCAGGACCGGGGTCTCGTGGAACGTGAACGGCGCGTCGCCGCCGTCCGGCGCGCGCTGGGACGTTCGTTCGGGCGTCATCACCTTTCATCACCTCCGAGCAAAGCGCGGCAAGGTAGTGGATCCCGCCTCGCGCGTCCATGCGGGCGGGCCGGGCCGGGTCCCGGTCCCCGGCACGTGGAGCCGCCGCGGGGCTCGCGCGTATTCTATTCTGTCATCCTTCGGTCGATCCGGAGCGCTGTGGGAACCGCCGGCCCGAGCGGCGCCGCCCGGGCCGGTCTGGTGCTCCCGCCCGGCGACCGCGCACCGCGTGTCGGGTCGGGCCGCGGAAGGAGGAAGACAGCACGATGCAGGATGGGCATCCAACGGCGGTGCGGAAACCCGCCCACGGCGCCGCGCCCCGCCCGCCCGGGCCGGGGCCGCGCGGCGGGGAGGCTGGCCGGGGAGTCCGCCGCCTCTGGCGGGTCCGGCGCGAGGCCCGGCGCATCCTCCGGCTGGCCGGCCCGATCGTGCTGAGCCAGCTCGGCGTCGTGGGCATGACCACCACGGACACCCTCATGGTCGGGCCGCTCGGGCCGACACCGCTCGCGGCCGTCGGCGTGGGCGGGGCGATCCACTTCTTCGCCATGGTCATGTCCATGGGCCTCGTGCTCGGGACGGGCCCGCTGGTCAGCCAGGCGTTCGGCGCGGGACGGTCCAGGGACTGCGTCCTGTGGTTGGTCCAGGGTGTATGGGTGGCCCTGGTGGCGAGCGTGCCGGTCGTGCTCGTGTCGCTCGAGGGCGAGCGGGTCGCCCGGCTGCTCGGCCAGGCGCCGGACATCGCCGCCCTGGCCGGCGCGTACATGCGCGCACTCGCCCCCGGCGTGCCCGGCTGGCTGCTGTTCATGGCGTTCCGCCAGTACGTGGAAGGCATGGGCCGGCCGACGCCGCCCACCGCCATCACGCTCGGCGGCCTCGTGCTCAACGGGCTGGCCAACTACGCGTTCATCCACGGCCTCGGCGGCGTCATCCCCGCCATGGGCGCCGTGGGCACGGGCTGGGCGACGACGCTGGTCCGCTGGTCCATGGCGTTCGCCGCGGGCGCGTATCTGGTCCTCAGCGGCGACGTGGCCCGGGTGCGGGGCCTCGGCACGCTCGCGCCCCGGCCGGCCCTGCTCCGCAGGATCCTGGTGGTCGGCGCGCCCATCAGCGGCCAGCTCGTCCTGGAGATCGGCCTCTTCTCCTTCGGCGCCTCCATCATGATGGGCTGGCTGGGCGCGGTCTCCCTGGCCGCACACCAGATCGCGATGAACCTGGCCTCGACGACCTTCATGGTCGCGCTCGGCGCGAGCCTCGCCGGCCAGATCCGCGTCGGGCAGCACATCGGCGCGCGCCGACCCGCGGCCGCGCGCCGCGCCGCGCTCGCCACCTACGGGCTGGCGGTCGGCTTCATGGCGATGTGCGGACTCGTGTTCCTCGGCTTCCCCGCGCTGCTCGTCGGGCTCTACACGGGGGAAGGCGACGTCTTGCGGCTCGGCGCCACGCTACTCCTGTTCGCCGCCGCGTTCCAGGTCTTCGACGGCGCGCAGGTCGCCGGCCTCTGCGTGCTGCGCGGCGCGGCGGACACGGCGGTGCCCATGCTCCTGGCGGGCGTCGGCTACTGGGGCGTGGGGTTGCCGGCCGCCTACCTGCTCGGCTTCCACACGCCGCTCGGCCCTGTGGGCGTGTGGGCGGGAATGTCGCTCTCCCTCGCCGTCGTCGCCTCGCTGCTCGCGCTGCGCGTGCGGAACGTGCTGTGGCGACGCGCACCCGGAGCCGTGGGCGCCCGGCGGCCCGGAGCTGGCCTGTGGCCGGAGAGCGGCGCTCAGACGGCGTCGGCGGCGGGTTGATCGTCCGCGCCGCCGAACGGCGCGCGGCGGGCGGACAGCGGCGACGTCGCCACGAGCCCAGGCACGGCCGCGACGGGCATCGAGCGCGACGACCGGGCGGCGGACCGGCGCAGCATCACGACCGCCCGCCACAGCCCGCCCACGGAGGCACCATGGAGCGCACCCTGTTGATCGGAACGGCGATCGCGGTGATGATCGTCGCGCTGGTCCTCATCCCGCTGGGCGTGCCCGGCCTGTGGATCATGATCCTGGTACTCGCCGGCGCGGCGTGGCTGGGCGAGGTCGGGTGGGGTGTGCTGGCGGCCCTGACCGCGCTCGCCGCCGTCGCGGAGCTGCTCGAGTTCCTGATCGTCAAGCGGTTCAGCGAGCGCTACGGCGGCAGCGACCGGGCCTTCTGGGGCGCGATCCTCGGAGGCATGGCCGGCGTCTTCGTCGGCGTGCCGGTCCCGGTCGTGGGCCCCGTGATCGCGGGCGTGCTCGGCTCGTTCGCCGGCGCTGCCGCCGTCGTGCTCTGGGAGACACGCCGACCCGGCCACGCGGCGCGCGTGGGCTGGGGCGTCGTCCTCGGCCGGGCGTTCGCTGCGCTGGTGAAGACGGCGGCGGGCGTGGCGATCCTCGCCATCGGCGTCACGTCGCTCCTCCTCCGCTGACCCCCGCCTCCGCCCCGGGCCAGTGCGGGGGAAACAGCCGTGCTTTTCGTTGATTCAGCCCGCCGCCGCCGTTATATTTTCGGGAGAGCAAAGGGAAAAACGACGTAAGCCGTTGTCGCGAACGGCTTTGGACTCATCAGGAGGCGGTGCGCCTTGGCCGGGCACAGCAAGTGGGCGCAGATCAAGCGTAAGAAGGCCGCGAACGACGCGAAGCGCGGCCAGATGTTCACCAAGCTCATCCGCGAGATCACCGTCGCGGCCCGCGAGGGCGGCGGTGACCCGGACTTCAACCCGCGGCTGCGGCTCGCGGTGGAGACCGCCAAAGCCGCGAACATGCCCGCGGAGAACATCGAGCGCGCCATCAAGCGCGGCACGGGTGAGCTCGAGGGCGTCAACTACGAGGCCGTCACGTACGAGGGCTACGGACCCGGCGGCGTCGCGTTGTACATCGAGACTCTGACGGACAACGCGAACCGCACGGTCGCGGAGGTCCGCCACATCCTCTCCAAGCACGGCGGGTCGCTCGGGCAGGCCGGCTCCGTGGCGTGGCAGTTCGACCGCAAGGGCCAGATCTACGTGGACGCCACCCGCTACGACGAGGAAGCCACGATGATGGCGGCGCTCGAGGCCGGCGCGGAGGACCTTCAGCGCGAGGACGACACGTACGTCATCACCACGGACGTGGCGAGCTTCCACAGCGTGCAGCAGGCGTTGCGCGAGAAGGGCATCGAGTTCGAGCAGGCCGAGCTGGCGATGGTGCCCAAGACGTCGGTCCGCGTGACGGGGGCGGACGCCCAGCGGCTCCTCAAGCTCCTGGACGCGCTGGAGGACGCCGATGACGTCCAGAAGGTCCACAGCAACGCGGACATCGACGAAGCGGCGCTCGCGGAGGCGGCGTCTTGACCATCGTCCTCGGAGTGGATCCGGGGACGGCCACGACGGGGTATGGCGTCGTCGCCCGTGCGGGGGACGGCGCCGTTTCGTTGCTCGAGTGCGGCGTCATCCGCACGCACCCGCGCGAGCCGCTGCCGCGCCGGCTGCGCGACATCTACGAGGGGATCGGCGACGTGATCGCCCGCCACCCGCCGGACATCGTCGCCGTCGAAGGCGTCTTCTACGGGCGCAACGTGCGCACCACGGTCGTGCTCGGCCACACGCGCGGCGCGATCCTGCTCGCTGCCGCGCTGCGCGATCTGCCCGTCGTCGAATACTCCCCTGCCGAGATCAAGAACGCCATTGTCGGGACCGGACGTGCGACCAAGGAGCAGGTCCAGTACATGGTCCAGCGGCTGCTGCGGTTGAAGGCCGTCCCCAGGCCGGCGGACGCGGCGGACGCGGTGGCCGTCGCGCTGTGCCACTGTTTCGCGAATACGCTGCGCAAGGCGCCGCAGCCCATGCGCTTCCACGCCAGGGCGCTGGGGAGGGAACCATGATCAGCCGGGTGCGTGGCACGCTCCTGCGCAGCCGGCCCGAGGTCGCCGAGGTGATGACGCCGGGCGGCGTCGCCTACGAGATCAGCATCCCGCTCACCGTCTACGAGCGGCTGCCGCGGGAGGGGCAGGAGGTCGAGCTGCGCACCGTGCAGGTGGTGCGCGAGGATGCGGTCGAGCTGTTCGGTTTCCTCGACGACCGCGAGCGGGCGGTCTTTGGGCGGCTGCTCACCGCGTCCGGCATCGGCCCGCGGCTCGCGCTGGCCATGCTGTCCACCCTCTCGCCCGACCGCCTCGTCCGCGCCATCGCCGAGCGCGACACCAGCGCGCTACGCCAGGTGCCCGGTGTGGGCGCGAAGAAGGCGGAGCGCATCGTCGTCGAGCTCCAGGGCAAGCTCGACGACCTCGCCCTCGCCGCGACCGGCCCGGTCCCGCAGAGCCGCGCGGCGGACGAGGCCACCAGCGCGCTGATCGCCCTCGGCTACACGCCCGCACAGGCTGTCACGGCGGTGCGGCGCGCGCTCGAAAAGGACGGCCGGTTGGAGGGCACGGACCTGATCAAGGCGGCGCTGGCGGTGCTCAGCAAGTGAAGCGTCGCGATACGCGTCTCCTAGGCGGGGGCGGACCTCACCGGAACAA
Coding sequences:
- a CDS encoding peptidase M61; its protein translation is MPAALGAQAPVTYEVRFPNAVHHEAEITVTFADLPPGPLEVRMSRSSPGRYALHEFAKNVYSVSAEDGRGRALTIARPDPYGWTVAGHDGTVRFRYTLFADRADGTYSAIDLTHAHLNMPATFVWARGLEERPIRITFHPPAGSGWKAATQLVPTDDPMTFTAPNLQYFLDSPTELSAFTLREWTITSGGRTQTIRLAVHHAGTEEDVDRYTEMAQKVVAEQIAVFGEAPAFDYGTYTFIADYLPYASGDGMEHRNSTILTSSGSIAANAAGLLGTLSHEFFHAWNMERLRSRMLEPFDFERANMSDELWFGEGFTSYYDDLTIKRAGLMDLDEYARSIGAVLNAVINSPGRRYHSPVEMSRLAPFVDAAVSLDPTNRANTFLSYYTWGTAIGLGLDLTLRTRFRGITLDDYMRALWQRYGQPEIPYTIADLERALAEVTGDSAFAADFFDRYIRGRDVPDYEALLAHAGLLLRKANPGRPTLGQAQIRYDGGQAYLVSGTLVGTPLYEAGLDRGDRIISLAGRPVRSDDDVNAVLAAHAPGDVVEIRYEQRGREVTATLRLAEDPRLEVVTYERAGRPVTAEIRRFREAWLGSKAGAS
- a CDS encoding peptide transporter, whose product is MTPERTSQRAPDGGDAPFTFHETPVLPAGFLCAARSCGLKPDGQPDLALFYSAVPAQAAAVFTRNLVPGAPIIVGREIIKKRRLRGIVVNSKVSNVGTGEEGIENARRMGAAAARELGVPVDEVLMSSTGVIGVRLPIERIEATLVGMAAELQSDPLVAARAIMTTDRVPKALSLSVGNATLSAVGKGAGMIAPNMATMLVYIFTDAELPPGAADPLLRAAVADSFNMLSVDTDTSTSDTCVLMANGLAGPVDEQAFAAALKALCIRMAEMLARDGEGASKLVRATVEGARNVEEARRMARSIVESPLVKTMAYGADPNVGRILMALGKCFECEIDPARLEIRIGDALVFANGRRLDFEDAAVRAILSGDPVDIRVDLRLGDGRATAFGCDLTPGYIEENAAYYSS
- a CDS encoding MATE family efflux transporter, with product MRAGRAGSRSPARGAAAGLARILFCHPSVDPERCGNRRPERRRPGRSGAPARRPRTACRVGPRKEEDSTMQDGHPTAVRKPAHGAAPRPPGPGPRGGEAGRGVRRLWRVRREARRILRLAGPIVLSQLGVVGMTTTDTLMVGPLGPTPLAAVGVGGAIHFFAMVMSMGLVLGTGPLVSQAFGAGRSRDCVLWLVQGVWVALVASVPVVLVSLEGERVARLLGQAPDIAALAGAYMRALAPGVPGWLLFMAFRQYVEGMGRPTPPTAITLGGLVLNGLANYAFIHGLGGVIPAMGAVGTGWATTLVRWSMAFAAGAYLVLSGDVARVRGLGTLAPRPALLRRILVVGAPISGQLVLEIGLFSFGASIMMGWLGAVSLAAHQIAMNLASTTFMVALGASLAGQIRVGQHIGARRPAAARRAALATYGLAVGFMAMCGLVFLGFPALLVGLYTGEGDVLRLGATLLLFAAAFQVFDGAQVAGLCVLRGAADTAVPMLLAGVGYWGVGLPAAYLLGFHTPLGPVGVWAGMSLSLAVVASLLALRVRNVLWRRAPGAVGARRPGAGLWPESGAQTASAAG
- a CDS encoding YebC/PmpR family DNA-binding transcriptional regulator is translated as MAGHSKWAQIKRKKAANDAKRGQMFTKLIREITVAAREGGGDPDFNPRLRLAVETAKAANMPAENIERAIKRGTGELEGVNYEAVTYEGYGPGGVALYIETLTDNANRTVAEVRHILSKHGGSLGQAGSVAWQFDRKGQIYVDATRYDEEATMMAALEAGAEDLQREDDTYVITTDVASFHSVQQALREKGIEFEQAELAMVPKTSVRVTGADAQRLLKLLDALEDADDVQKVHSNADIDEAALAEAAS
- a CDS encoding crossover junction endodeoxyribonuclease RuvC translates to MTIVLGVDPGTATTGYGVVARAGDGAVSLLECGVIRTHPREPLPRRLRDIYEGIGDVIARHPPDIVAVEGVFYGRNVRTTVVLGHTRGAILLAAALRDLPVVEYSPAEIKNAIVGTGRATKEQVQYMVQRLLRLKAVPRPADAADAVAVALCHCFANTLRKAPQPMRFHARALGREP
- the ruvA gene encoding Holliday junction branch migration protein RuvA, which codes for MISRVRGTLLRSRPEVAEVMTPGGVAYEISIPLTVYERLPREGQEVELRTVQVVREDAVELFGFLDDRERAVFGRLLTASGIGPRLALAMLSTLSPDRLVRAIAERDTSALRQVPGVGAKKAERIVVELQGKLDDLALAATGPVPQSRAADEATSALIALGYTPAQAVTAVRRALEKDGRLEGTDLIKAALAVLSK